A section of the Bacteroidota bacterium genome encodes:
- a CDS encoding DUF4296 domain-containing protein produces MIKILSKLILVNFAILLFSCNSSEESIPNNIINVEKIVPLIVDIHISDGILVSKQQKSRKSKFEYKDYHDVLFLKHNVTKSQFDSSIAFYSYNLNIYEDIYEKVMNELRKREAELKKSILQKAKN; encoded by the coding sequence ATGATAAAAATATTGAGCAAACTGATATTAGTAAATTTTGCAATTCTTTTGTTTTCGTGCAATTCTTCAGAAGAGTCAATACCAAATAATATTATCAATGTTGAAAAAATAGTTCCATTAATTGTTGATATACATATTTCTGACGGGATTTTGGTTTCGAAACAACAAAAAAGTAGAAAATCCAAATTCGAATATAAAGATTATCATGATGTACTTTTTCTAAAACACAATGTTACTAAAAGTCAATTCGATTCGAGCATTGCTTTTTATTCTTATAATTTAAATATTTATGAAGATATTTACGAAAAAGTTATGAATGAACTCAGGAAAAGAGAGGCAGAATTGAAAAAAAGCATTTTACAAAAGGCTAAAAATTAG